A single genomic interval of Paralichthys olivaceus isolate ysfri-2021 chromosome 7, ASM2471397v2, whole genome shotgun sequence harbors:
- the LOC109624293 gene encoding leucine-rich repeat-containing protein 10B, translated as MGNSSRKEEGGEEEEEGGKDGEETEVTEETKEEEVEVEEELPLGVEEMFESGDPVLDLSYRKFKRLPSRVCGLMHLEKLYACGNSLRTLPAGTSQLQGLRILALDFNKMEDIPAPVFQLTKLTRLYLGSNRLMTLPPELKNLQSLRCLWVESNYFQTFPRELYDLPHLKSLQIGDNRLKTLPPDLWRMEALRGLWLYGNRFDTFPRVLLRMENLEILDLDRNKISEFPSLKRLKSLRLFSYDHNPVKEPPKVGEEVLVVGEGAAEFLEAREARNERLRKAAEEEAEELALASEEPVIHGILKNSSSKQATTEAAVTVEDADVQEGEPMVEEEELEKGESELAFIEYDGAELEYDEEGVEYETEEFICEGEGFEYEGEELEYDRVHMDYEYEEEETR; from the coding sequence ATGGGTAACTCCtccaggaaggaggagggaggagaagaagaagaggaagggggcAAGGATGGCGAGGAGACAGAAGTCACAGAGGAGAcgaaagaggaagaggtggaggtcGAGGAAGAGCTTCCACTGGGGGTGGAGGAGATGTTTGAGAGCGGTGACCCCGTGCTAGACTTGAGCTACCGTAAATTCAAGCGACTGCCGTCACGTGTGTGTGGATTGATGCACCTGGAGAAGCTGTATGCTTGCGGAAACAGCCTGCGCACTCTGCCGGCCGGCACCTCCCAGCTGCAGGGTCTGCGGATACTTGCCCTCGACTTCAACAAGATGGAGGACATTCCTGCACCAGTCTTCCAACTCACTAAACTCACTCGCCTCTACCTTGGCAGCAACCGACTGATGACCCTCCCGCCTGAGCTGAAGAACCTGCAGAGTCTGCGCTGCCTGTGGGTGGAGAGCAACTACTTCCAGACATTTCCACGGGAGCTCTATGACCTACCCCACCTCAAATCCCTTCAGATTGGGGACAACCGGCTGAAGACGTTGCCTCCTGACCTGTGGCGTATGGAGGCTTTGAGGGGATTATGGCTCTATGGGAACCGCTTTGATACCTTTCCCAGAGTCCTGCTGCGCATGGAGAACCTGGAGATCTTGGACCTCGACCGCAATAAGATATCAGAGTTTCCCAGCCTTAAGCGTCTCAAATCCCTACGCCTGTTCTCCTACGACCACAACCCGGTCAAGGAACCTCCAAAAGTGGGCGAGGAGGTGCTGGTAGTTGGGGAAGGGGCGGCAGAGTTCTTGGAGGCACGTGAAGCCAGGAACGAGAGGCTACGAAAGGCcgcagaggaagaggcagaggagttaGCTCTGGCAAGTGAGGAGCCGGTGATTCATGGCATCCTGAAGAACAGCAGCTCAAAACAAGCcacaactgaagctgctgtgACCGTAGAGGATGCAGATGTTCAAGAGGGAGAGCCGAtggttgaggaggaggagttggagaAGGGGGAATCGGAGCTGGCGTTTATTGAGTATGATGGAGCCGAGCTTGAATATGACGAAGAGGGTGTTGAATACGAGACGGAGGAGTTTATATGTGAAGGAGAGGGGTTTGAGTatgagggagaggagctggagtACGACAGGGTTCACATGGACTATGAgtatgaggaagaggagacgagaTGA
- the saxo4 gene encoding stabilizer of axonemal microtubules 4 isoform X1 — protein MAEPRSTVMPTAGTRGTGGQLTRDAPKVYNTSYRASYGEREHDPARVSLISYLRHPSETGFTANQRPAIYYRPSLDHTDNPQFGLLLSNNFLTQTKLHYKPHIRADCSGPLPNLINKPRDSGFHQLRTHLQPETGEEEKTEYQRWFVPHCLTRTVSQKPVTIGPKGETGFTEGTNLQLITFQEKNSSRAEPQQTRGSVMKHDFLLPSFLQGAEPIPGLCSRSCRETGFTRGASAPLACPTSPPPQPQSDSNGLTVKRIGKKEPTGSLLNSSNQVFPNAPFDRSHFTTHYRSKFCHDADVEKLRSGPSAAGIIRANMDNSYSRRDMDRFIFRG, from the exons ATGGCTGAGCCGAGGAGCACAGTCATGCCAACTGCTGGAACAAGAGGCACAGGGGGGCAACTGACAAGGGATGCACCCAAAGTCTATAATACTTCTTACAGGGCATCATATGGTGAAAGGGAGCACG ATCCAGCCAGGGTGAGTTTAATATCTTACCTCAGACATCCCAGTGAGACGGGCTTCACAGCAAACCAGAGGCCAGCGATATATTACAGGCCCAGTCTGGACCACACTGACAACCCTCAGTTTGG gctCCTGTTATCTAACAACTTCCTGACTCAAACTAAACTTCATTACAAGCCTCACATCCGCGCTGATTGTTCAGGGCCTTTGCCAAACCTCATTAACAAGCCCAGAGACAGCGGTTTCCATCAGCTGAGGACTCACCTGCAGCCAGAGActggtgaagaggagaag ACAGAATACCAAAGATGGTTTGTGCCTCATTGTCTCACACGAACag TTTCCCAGAAGCCTGTGACTATAGGTCCCAAAGGAGAGACTGGTTTCACTGAGGGAACCAACCTTCAGCTAATCACCTTTcaggagaaaaacagcagcagg GCTGAACCTCAGCAGACCCGCGGCTCAGTGATGAAACACGACTTCTTACTCCCGTCATTTCTGCAG GGGGCTGAGCCGATTCCAGGCCTCTGTAGCCGTTCTTGTCGAGAAACAGGATTCACTCGAGGTGCTAGCGCCCCCTTGGCCTGTCCA ACTTCACCTCCCCCACAGCCCCAGAGTGACAGTAATGGACTAACTGTGAAGCGCATTGGAAAAAAG gagCCCACTGGGTCTCTTCTAAATTCAAGCAACCAGGTTTTCCCTAATGCACCTTTTGATCGTTCACACTTCACTACACATTATAGGAGCAA GTTCTGTCATGACGCTGATGTAGAAAAGCTGAGATCAGGCCCCTCTGCTGCAGGAATCATCAGAGCAAACATGGACAACAGCTACAGTCGTCGGGACATGGACAG attcATCTTTAGAGGCTAA
- the saxo4 gene encoding stabilizer of axonemal microtubules 4 isoform X2 — MKRPYQTEMIKNPSAPVQQRLLLSNNFLTQTKLHYKPHIRADCSGPLPNLINKPRDSGFHQLRTHLQPETGEEEKTEYQRWFVPHCLTRTVSQKPVTIGPKGETGFTEGTNLQLITFQEKNSSRAEPQQTRGSVMKHDFLLPSFLQGAEPIPGLCSRSCRETGFTRGASAPLACPTSPPPQPQSDSNGLTVKRIGKKEPTGSLLNSSNQVFPNAPFDRSHFTTHYRSKFCHDADVEKLRSGPSAAGIIRANMDNSYSRRDMDRFIFRG, encoded by the exons ATGAAGCGGCCTTATCAGacagaaatgattaaaaacCCCTCCGCTCCAGTTCAGCAGAG gctCCTGTTATCTAACAACTTCCTGACTCAAACTAAACTTCATTACAAGCCTCACATCCGCGCTGATTGTTCAGGGCCTTTGCCAAACCTCATTAACAAGCCCAGAGACAGCGGTTTCCATCAGCTGAGGACTCACCTGCAGCCAGAGActggtgaagaggagaag ACAGAATACCAAAGATGGTTTGTGCCTCATTGTCTCACACGAACag TTTCCCAGAAGCCTGTGACTATAGGTCCCAAAGGAGAGACTGGTTTCACTGAGGGAACCAACCTTCAGCTAATCACCTTTcaggagaaaaacagcagcagg GCTGAACCTCAGCAGACCCGCGGCTCAGTGATGAAACACGACTTCTTACTCCCGTCATTTCTGCAG GGGGCTGAGCCGATTCCAGGCCTCTGTAGCCGTTCTTGTCGAGAAACAGGATTCACTCGAGGTGCTAGCGCCCCCTTGGCCTGTCCA ACTTCACCTCCCCCACAGCCCCAGAGTGACAGTAATGGACTAACTGTGAAGCGCATTGGAAAAAAG gagCCCACTGGGTCTCTTCTAAATTCAAGCAACCAGGTTTTCCCTAATGCACCTTTTGATCGTTCACACTTCACTACACATTATAGGAGCAA GTTCTGTCATGACGCTGATGTAGAAAAGCTGAGATCAGGCCCCTCTGCTGCAGGAATCATCAGAGCAAACATGGACAACAGCTACAGTCGTCGGGACATGGACAG attcATCTTTAGAGGCTAA